In Arachis hypogaea cultivar Tifrunner chromosome 2, arahy.Tifrunner.gnm2.J5K5, whole genome shotgun sequence, a genomic segment contains:
- the LOC140176696 gene encoding uncharacterized protein — protein MPENTIPRMPTTRGQKLRSQDDGGSLCLLFLKNLKWTIASRHNSSGVGGSSNPSSQTPIQSSPNSQYSDFANPHELDAIDLNDDIEDQRQDSIQHWHWKEDEMLISAWLNVSTDPVVGTDQKGETFWCQIHSYCVEFCTDMTRGVVACKKRWYKINKAVAQFAGCYDQASRNIRSGSNTDDIKELAYKLYSTNYGQKFTFERHWNMLRLEQKWRSQLPTQSGGSKRTKVSAIGAYSSSSNLETPLANEPGVDSPVRPQGSKKSKRRDSEEEDIDRSPIPIPRRWINRDREAGHDRLFQDYFADEPMYNADIFRRRFRMRRDVFLRIVDALSNVYPYFQQRVDATGRRGLSPLQKCTAVIRMLAYGVAADAVDDYVRIGESTTIECLEKFVEGVISVFQDEYLRKPNPNDVQRLLQMAEGRGFPGMLGSIDCMHWQWKNCPKAWKGMYMSGYRGVATIVLDVVASSDLWIWHAFFGVSGSNNDINVLDRSPVFDDILNDRAPEVNYTINGNNYTMGYYLADGIYPEWATFVKSISKPQGKKRKLFAQYQEGQRKDVERAFGVLQARFAIIRGPARFWEKKKLANIMRACIILHNMIVEDERDSYAGNFAQGLEWVINRNWDEFPTGDGLTIVFTVC, from the exons ATGCCGGAAAATACTATACCGCGGATGCCGACGACACGAGGACAGAAGCTCCGCAGCCAGGACGACGGCGGCAGTCTATGCCTCCTATTCTTAAAAAACCTCAAATGGACCAT TGCATCAAGACATAACTCATCtggtgttggtggctcttctaacccATCCTCTCAGACTCCTATACAATCTAGTCCAAATTCGCAATATTCAGATTTTGCCAACCCTCATGAATTAGATGCTATCGACCTCAATGATGATATTGAAGATCAGAGGCAAGATAGTATTCAACACTGGCATTGGAAAGAGGATGAGATGTTGATCAGTGCATGGTTAAATGTTTCAACTGACCCTGTAGTTGGTACCGATCAAAAGGGGGAAACATTTTGGTGTCAAATTCATAGCTACTGTGTAGAATTTTGCACCGACATGACAAGGGGGGTAGTTGCATGTAAGAAACGATGGTATAAGATCAACAAGGCTGTTGCACAATTTGCTGGTTGCTACGATCAAGCTAGTCGAAACATAAGGAGTGGTTCGAACACTGATGATATAAAGGAGTTGGCTTATAAACTGTATTCCACAAATTATGGTCAAAAGTTTACTTTTGAGAGGCATTGGAACATGCTTCGGTTGGAGCAAAAATGGAGAAGCCAACTACCTACACAGAGTGGCGGCTCAAAGAGAACCAAGGTTAGTGCAATTGGAGCCTATTCATCCTCATCAAACCTAGAAACACCGTTGGCTAACGAACCCGGTGTGGACTCTCCCGTTCGCCCacaaggatcaaagaagagcaagcgAAGAG attcagaagaagaagatatcgatAGAAGCCCTATCCCAATTCCTCGTAGATGGATCAACAGAGATCGAGAAGCAGGACATGATCGCCTTTTCCAAGATTACTTTGCAGATGAACCGATGTATAATGCTGACATTTTCCGACGGAGATTTCGAATGAGAAGAGATGTGTTCCTTCGGATAGTAGACGCTCTCTCAAACGTCTATCCGTATTTCCAACAGAGGGTTgatgcaactggaagaagaggcttgTCGCCACTTCAGAAATGTACCGCTGTGATACGGATGTTAGCATATGGCGTTGCAGCTGAtgctgttgatgattatgtgcgcataggcgagagcactacaatcgaatgcttggaaaaatttgttgaaggtgtcattTCCGTGTTCCAGGATGAATACTTGCGAAAACCTAATCCAAATGACGTACAACGCCTGCTACAAATGGCGGAAGGTCGTGGCTTCCCTGGCATGTTGGgtagcattgactgcatgcattggcaatggaaaaattgtccaaaggcatggaaaggtatgtacatgagtggttatcgtggggttgcaaccatagtacttgatgttgtagcatcttcagacctttggatatggcatgcattctttggagtttctggttcaaataatgatatcaacgtgttagatcgttctccagtgtttgatgatattctaaatgaccgtgctccggaggtaaattatactattaatggtaataattatacaatgggatactatttagcagatggtatttatcctgaatgggccacatttgtcaaatcaatctcaaagccacaaggtaagaaacgcaagttatttgcacaataccaagaagggcaaagaaaagatgtggaacgagcattcggagtgttgcaagcacgctttgcaattatacgtggtccagctcgtttttgggaaaagaaaaagcttgccaacataatgagagcttgtattatattgcataatatgattgttgaggatgaaagagacagctatgcaggaaattttgctcaaggtttaga gtgggtcATAAATAGGAACTGGGATGAGTttcctactggagatggtcttaCCATAGTGTTTACTGTTTGTTAA